The proteins below come from a single Chitinophaga pinensis DSM 2588 genomic window:
- a CDS encoding fatty acid desaturase family protein — protein MLTGKQLILATKPYAKETKWKSWYYTLSTAAILIALFACTAFLPSLFLRIPCSILTGLVIVRMFVIYHDFQHHTILYQSKAANILFSAFGVFILAPASIWKRSHDYHHAHNSKLFTASIGSFPIMTQQKFQESTPAEKRAYLAARHPLTILFGYFSMFMIGMSVKSFTSSPSRHMDSLLALVLHFAMGTLLYIYMGWLSLLLLLIVPFFIACGIGAYLFYAQHNFPGVTFRDKEGWCHDNAAMASSSYMQMNAFWKWVTGNIGYHHIHHLNSRIPFYRLPEAMEAIPELQRAKTTSLSPRAILACLRLKVWNPEINKMIALGEVSADPVSYELRA, from the coding sequence ATGCTAACTGGAAAACAATTAATCCTGGCAACGAAGCCATATGCGAAAGAAACGAAGTGGAAAAGCTGGTATTACACGCTTTCTACTGCCGCCATCCTGATCGCGCTTTTTGCCTGTACCGCTTTCTTACCGTCACTGTTTCTGCGTATACCATGCAGTATACTCACCGGCCTGGTGATTGTGCGCATGTTTGTCATATATCATGATTTTCAACACCATACGATTCTTTATCAGTCAAAAGCGGCGAATATACTGTTCAGCGCTTTTGGTGTGTTCATTCTTGCGCCGGCAAGCATATGGAAGCGTTCGCATGATTATCACCATGCACACAATTCCAAACTGTTTACCGCAAGCATCGGTTCTTTTCCGATCATGACACAGCAGAAGTTCCAGGAGTCCACGCCTGCGGAGAAAAGAGCATATCTGGCAGCCCGTCACCCGCTGACGATCCTGTTTGGCTATTTCAGCATGTTCATGATAGGTATGAGTGTAAAATCATTTACGAGCAGCCCATCCCGCCATATGGACTCCCTGCTGGCGCTGGTGCTTCATTTCGCCATGGGTACCCTGCTGTACATCTATATGGGCTGGTTGAGCCTCCTGTTGCTGCTGATCGTTCCGTTCTTCATTGCCTGTGGGATCGGGGCGTACCTATTCTATGCACAGCATAATTTCCCGGGTGTTACCTTCAGGGATAAAGAAGGCTGGTGCCATGACAATGCTGCTATGGCCTCTTCCAGCTATATGCAGATGAATGCATTCTGGAAATGGGTAACCGGTAACATCGGCTATCACCACATTCATCACCTGAATTCACGTATCCCTTTTTACCGTCTTCCGGAAGCAATGGAAGCGATTCCGGAGTTACAGCGGGCAAAGACTACTTCACTTTCTCCTAGGGCAATTCTGGCCTGTCTGAGGCTGAAAGTATGGAACCCTGAGATCAATAAAATGATCGCACTGGGCGAAGTAAGCGCTGATCCTGTGAGTTATGAATTAAGAGCCTGA
- a CDS encoding lysophospholipid acyltransferase family protein has protein sequence MLTYYILLPFIYMISLLPFPLFYGLCDVMFVLLYYVIGYRKKVVLQNLQNAFPEKSAKEIEKIRRRFYRYFCDLLLETFKTLTISRAAAIRRCKLTPEAQELFDRYAAENRSIMIVMGHYGNWEWAGNTFSLQGKHHLYVVYHPLSNKYFNGLMYRMRTRFGTGLIAMKDTFRDMVAHKSELDATAFIADQTPAPTSAYWTDFLNQDTPVFQGTEKIARKMNYPVVYVHVQRVKRGYYEISARTLFDQPSATKDGEITTAHTQALEQDICAHPEYWLWSHRRWKHKRPVPAQEPAVAEPAI, from the coding sequence ATGCTGACTTATTATATCCTACTTCCGTTTATCTACATGATTTCCCTATTACCGTTTCCGTTATTTTACGGACTCTGTGATGTGATGTTCGTGTTGCTGTATTATGTAATCGGCTACCGTAAGAAGGTCGTATTACAGAATCTGCAGAATGCTTTTCCGGAAAAGTCTGCTAAAGAAATTGAAAAGATCCGCCGCCGTTTCTACCGCTATTTCTGTGATCTGTTACTGGAAACATTCAAAACGCTGACTATTTCCAGGGCAGCTGCTATCAGGCGTTGTAAACTGACGCCGGAAGCACAGGAACTGTTTGACCGCTATGCAGCAGAGAACAGAAGCATTATGATCGTGATGGGACATTACGGCAACTGGGAATGGGCAGGTAATACGTTTAGTCTGCAGGGAAAACATCACCTCTACGTAGTATATCATCCACTCAGCAATAAATATTTCAACGGACTGATGTATCGTATGCGTACACGCTTCGGTACCGGTCTGATTGCTATGAAAGATACTTTTCGTGATATGGTGGCGCACAAAAGTGAACTGGATGCGACAGCTTTTATTGCTGATCAGACACCGGCTCCTACCAGCGCTTACTGGACTGATTTCCTGAATCAGGATACGCCTGTATTCCAGGGTACGGAAAAGATTGCCCGCAAAATGAACTATCCTGTGGTATATGTACATGTACAGCGGGTAAAACGCGGCTATTACGAGATTTCAGCACGTACGCTTTTCGATCAGCCATCCGCTACAAAAGACGGTGAGATCACTACAGCACACACACAGGCACTGGAGCAGGATATCTGCGCACATCCTGAATACTGGCTGTGGAGTCACAGAAGATGGAAACATAAACGCCCGGTGCCGGCACAAGAGCCGGCCGTCGCGGAGCCAGCTATATAG
- a CDS encoding alpha-L-fucosidase, with product MLRRIFLAASCLVVCMYASAQKTANDPAKEKWFMDLGLGMFIHWSVDVQVGAVISHSMAGASDEYLERFTTELPKTFNPHKFNPDDWAVLAKLAGMKYVVFTAKHHAGFCMWDTKTTPFNIMNTPFKKDATRAIFDAFRKQGIAIGVYFSPEDFYYLYKHKVPIGRMQLPQHFPEKNPGLMAYDKSQLKELLSNYGKIDFIFFDGPAEGLKEYAWELQPDIVVTRGQMNTPEQELPEAIMPGPWEACFTMGTDWQYKPTNDPQKSGTEMINMLIETRAKGGNLLLNVGPKPDGEIQIEQEALLRELALWNLANGESVHGVRPWNIAREGNIWFTRGKDTSTVYAFVPGGKDWKYGERKELVLRTLEGNPQTKVAILGYASELVEYKEGFDAGIYSQSTPVGLLISAVNGQRFYTDRKWPNPVVIRIENVKYRPVINSYKQSTLDGAK from the coding sequence ATGTTGAGACGAATCTTTCTGGCAGCTTCCTGCCTGGTCGTGTGTATGTATGCAAGCGCACAAAAAACAGCGAATGACCCCGCAAAGGAGAAATGGTTTATGGACCTAGGTTTAGGTATGTTCATTCACTGGAGCGTGGATGTCCAGGTCGGAGCGGTGATCAGTCATTCCATGGCAGGCGCTTCTGATGAATACCTGGAACGTTTTACCACCGAACTGCCCAAAACCTTTAATCCGCATAAATTCAACCCGGATGACTGGGCCGTACTCGCAAAACTCGCCGGTATGAAGTACGTCGTCTTCACTGCGAAACACCACGCCGGCTTCTGTATGTGGGATACCAAAACGACACCCTTCAACATCATGAATACCCCGTTTAAGAAGGATGCCACCCGCGCCATTTTCGACGCATTCCGTAAACAGGGCATTGCTATCGGAGTGTACTTTTCCCCTGAAGATTTCTATTACCTCTACAAACATAAAGTACCGATCGGCAGAATGCAGTTGCCACAACATTTCCCGGAAAAGAATCCTGGGCTGATGGCATATGACAAATCCCAGCTGAAAGAATTGCTTAGCAACTACGGAAAGATCGATTTTATCTTTTTTGATGGTCCGGCAGAGGGGCTGAAAGAATATGCCTGGGAACTGCAACCGGATATTGTAGTCACCCGCGGACAAATGAACACGCCTGAACAGGAATTGCCGGAGGCTATCATGCCTGGTCCATGGGAAGCCTGCTTTACTATGGGTACCGACTGGCAATATAAACCGACCAACGATCCGCAGAAATCAGGTACAGAAATGATCAACATGCTGATCGAAACCCGTGCAAAAGGAGGGAACCTCCTGCTGAACGTCGGACCTAAACCGGACGGTGAAATCCAGATAGAACAGGAAGCCCTGCTCCGTGAACTGGCACTCTGGAACCTGGCAAACGGAGAGTCCGTACACGGTGTAAGACCCTGGAACATTGCCCGGGAGGGAAATATCTGGTTTACCCGTGGAAAAGATACGAGTACGGTATACGCTTTTGTACCGGGCGGAAAGGACTGGAAATATGGCGAGCGAAAGGAACTGGTGCTGCGCACCCTGGAAGGCAATCCACAGACGAAAGTGGCTATCCTTGGATATGCCAGCGAACTGGTAGAGTACAAAGAGGGTTTTGATGCAGGTATTTATTCACAGTCCACGCCTGTCGGACTGCTGATCTCCGCCGTAAACGGACAACGTTTCTATACTGACAGGAAATGGCCTAATCCGGTAGTGATCAGGATTGAAAATGTGAAATACCGTCCTGTTATCAACAGCTATAAACAAAGCACCCTTGATGGTGCGAAATAA
- a CDS encoding helix-turn-helix domain-containing protein: MSVPDLKSGMFCKEYLQPDDQLQDHIRAYIVLQADFPDLISRDYTLLPQVHPLLFFNLGETPAVQNRHTGEYLRQYLLIPAHHQSLAFSIDPAMKILAVQGVAGSESHLFQDILQLDHIQQQLLQCKDAQSMCTLLDTLLGQHLQQEKQYTRSIRDAVRIILDTGGNVIIRQLERATFQTKRTLERGFLLQTGLHLKMFCRITRFRKAIAHIEKEKQLCWAKLAQDCGYYDQTHFINEFHYFAGCLPGAYTGTPSLFEQAIA; this comes from the coding sequence ATGTCAGTTCCCGATCTTAAAAGCGGTATGTTCTGTAAAGAATATCTGCAGCCTGATGATCAGCTGCAGGACCATATACGTGCTTATATTGTCCTGCAGGCTGATTTTCCGGATCTTATCAGCCGCGATTACACTTTATTACCCCAGGTACATCCTTTACTGTTTTTTAATCTTGGGGAAACGCCTGCTGTACAGAACAGACACACCGGCGAATACCTGCGACAATACCTGCTCATTCCCGCACATCATCAATCACTCGCTTTCAGTATAGATCCGGCCATGAAAATACTGGCTGTACAAGGTGTAGCCGGCAGTGAAAGTCACCTGTTCCAGGATATTTTGCAACTGGATCATATCCAGCAGCAGCTATTGCAATGTAAGGACGCACAAAGCATGTGTACCCTGCTGGATACTTTATTAGGGCAGCATTTGCAGCAGGAAAAACAATATACCAGGAGTATACGCGATGCAGTGCGCATTATTCTGGATACTGGTGGTAATGTGATCATCCGTCAATTGGAACGCGCCACCTTTCAGACAAAACGAACACTGGAAAGAGGGTTTCTTCTACAGACAGGGCTGCATCTTAAAATGTTTTGTCGCATCACCCGTTTCAGAAAAGCGATCGCGCACATAGAAAAAGAAAAACAATTGTGCTGGGCAAAACTGGCGCAGGACTGTGGTTATTACGATCAGACGCACTTCATCAATGAGTTCCATTATTTTGCGGGTTGTTTGCCAGGAGCCTATACCGGTACCCCTTCACTCTTCGAACAGGCGATCGCTTAA
- a CDS encoding c-type cytochrome: MYFRIPLLSGYIVAGVIAMSVSCKRVEHVWTAPDTASIPHNTSGDLIRYGRDLIVHTAVYLGPGGKVAAISNGMNCQNCHLEAGTKFMGNNYAATAANYPRYRDRSGTIESLDKRINDCLIRSLNGSPLDRKSREMQAMIAYIEWVGMTVNNGAKPPGSGIRELPYLLRAADTSKGRLVFESKCRECHGADGMGKYDPLTKEYVYPPLWGPRSYNNGAGIFRLSKFAGYIKANMPLNNAHLTDEEAWDVAAFVNSQPRTEKLFEKDWPDLNTKPPDVATVPFADTFSAMQHKYGPFGVIVKSRKKH, from the coding sequence ATGTACTTTCGTATACCGTTACTGTCCGGCTACATCGTAGCAGGTGTTATAGCCATGTCTGTCTCCTGTAAAAGGGTGGAGCACGTCTGGACAGCGCCTGATACCGCCAGTATTCCGCATAATACATCCGGAGATCTGATCCGGTATGGAAGGGATCTGATTGTGCATACCGCTGTCTATCTGGGCCCTGGTGGCAAGGTAGCCGCTATCAGCAACGGGATGAACTGCCAGAATTGTCACCTGGAAGCGGGGACGAAATTCATGGGAAATAATTATGCGGCAACAGCGGCCAACTATCCCCGTTACCGCGATAGGAGCGGAACGATTGAATCGCTGGATAAGCGTATAAACGATTGTCTTATCAGAAGTCTGAACGGCTCACCGCTTGATAGAAAGAGTCGTGAGATGCAGGCAATGATCGCCTATATCGAATGGGTTGGAATGACAGTGAATAATGGCGCTAAGCCGCCCGGCAGTGGTATCAGAGAGCTGCCCTATTTACTTCGGGCGGCTGATACGTCAAAAGGGAGACTGGTATTTGAAAGTAAATGCCGGGAATGTCATGGTGCAGATGGAATGGGAAAGTATGATCCGCTGACAAAAGAATATGTTTACCCTCCATTGTGGGGACCGCGTAGTTATAATAACGGTGCCGGTATCTTCAGACTGTCAAAATTTGCCGGATATATCAAAGCTAATATGCCATTGAACAATGCACATCTGACAGATGAAGAAGCCTGGGATGTAGCAGCGTTTGTAAATTCCCAACCGAGAACGGAGAAATTGTTTGAGAAGGATTGGCCTGATCTGAACACAAAACCCCCTGATGTTGCAACAGTACCGTTTGCGGATACGTTTTCTGCTATGCAGCATAAGTATGGTCCATTTGGGGTGATTGTGAAAAGCAGGAAGAAGCACTAA
- a CDS encoding glycerophosphodiester phosphodiesterase family protein, which yields MKRTILLPLAAVLFTANVCAQQKTDVQAHRGGRGLMPENTIPAMLHAIDLGVRTLELDCVISSDKKVVVSHDVFMSSEFIRKPDGSDIQKEEEKQYALYTMTYDSIRKFDVGAKPYAKFPEQVKIKAYKPLLSDLIDSVETYIKKHHLKPVNYNIETKCSPDGDDKFHPKPDVFAGLVMDVIKKKKIADKVTIQSFDPRTLQVIHKTDPKQVLAFLVMNKYSLTDNLQKLGFTPAIYSPYYLMVTPELVKEAHEKKVKVLPWTVNEPAEMEKMMSMEVDGIITDYPDRLIKIAGRYQQQ from the coding sequence ATGAAACGTACCATTCTTTTACCATTAGCAGCTGTATTATTCACAGCAAATGTTTGCGCACAACAGAAAACTGATGTGCAGGCCCACCGCGGAGGCAGAGGATTAATGCCTGAAAATACCATTCCCGCTATGTTACACGCCATTGACCTGGGAGTAAGAACCCTGGAACTGGACTGTGTAATCTCTTCAGATAAAAAAGTAGTCGTGTCGCATGATGTGTTCATGTCGTCTGAGTTTATCCGGAAACCTGATGGTTCGGATATTCAGAAGGAAGAGGAGAAGCAGTATGCGTTATATACCATGACTTACGACAGTATCCGTAAGTTTGATGTAGGCGCTAAACCTTATGCGAAATTCCCTGAACAGGTAAAGATAAAGGCATATAAGCCTTTGTTGTCTGATCTGATTGATAGTGTAGAAACATATATTAAAAAGCATCACCTGAAACCGGTGAACTATAACATTGAAACAAAATGTTCTCCGGACGGGGATGATAAATTTCATCCTAAACCGGATGTGTTTGCAGGTCTGGTGATGGATGTGATAAAGAAAAAGAAAATTGCAGACAAAGTGACGATACAGTCTTTTGATCCGCGTACGCTCCAGGTGATCCACAAAACGGATCCTAAACAGGTACTGGCATTCCTTGTGATGAACAAATATAGCCTGACGGATAACCTGCAGAAACTAGGATTCACGCCTGCGATCTACAGTCCGTATTACCTGATGGTAACACCTGAACTGGTAAAGGAAGCACATGAAAAGAAGGTAAAAGTATTACCCTGGACGGTGAACGAACCGGCTGAGATGGAGAAGATGATGTCAATGGAAGTGGATGGTATCATTACCGATTACCCGGACAGACTGATAAAGATAGCAGGCCGCTATCAACAGCAATAA
- a CDS encoding sulfatase-like hydrolase/transferase, whose product MRIRRLSAMVALSCFMAAPLFAQQQKRPNVLIIYTDDQGTLDVNCYGAKDLHTPNIDRLAKEGVLFSQFYAAAPVCSPSRASLLTGRYPQRAQLDNNAPSEEGHAGMPGSQYTMAEMFKDGGYTTAHIGKWHIGYSPETMPNQQGFDYSFGFMGGCIDNYSHYFYWAGPNRHDLWRNGQEIWEDGKFFADLTVQEVNGFLEKNKRADKPFFLYWAINMPHYPLQGQEKWRQYYKDLPAPRRMYAAAVSTMDEKIGQVLQQLDRLGLAENTIVVFQSDQGHSTEDRSFGGGGFTGPYRGAKFSLFEGGIRVPAIIRWTGHLPKNEVRDQLCVNIDWYPTLAGLCKVALPQRKIDGKDIQQVITSSKTSSPHDIFFWQSQGTKENPQWAVRQGNWKLLHNPSSAKKAETGPDDLFLVNLQQDTSEAKNLAAQHPEIVSSLKEQYLKWINEVVQQ is encoded by the coding sequence ATGAGAATCAGACGCTTAAGTGCCATGGTTGCGCTGTCTTGTTTTATGGCGGCGCCACTGTTTGCACAGCAACAGAAAAGGCCGAATGTACTTATAATTTACACTGACGACCAGGGCACCCTGGATGTGAATTGTTATGGCGCCAAGGATCTGCATACCCCTAATATCGACCGTCTGGCCAAGGAGGGGGTTCTCTTCAGCCAGTTCTACGCAGCAGCGCCAGTATGTTCTCCTTCCCGCGCATCCCTGCTGACGGGCAGGTATCCACAGCGTGCACAACTGGATAATAATGCACCCAGTGAGGAAGGACATGCCGGAATGCCGGGATCGCAGTATACCATGGCAGAAATGTTTAAAGATGGCGGCTATACGACAGCGCACATCGGTAAGTGGCATATCGGTTATTCACCGGAGACCATGCCGAATCAACAGGGATTTGACTATTCCTTTGGTTTTATGGGTGGTTGTATAGATAATTATTCACATTATTTCTACTGGGCGGGACCTAACAGACATGACCTGTGGAGAAACGGGCAGGAGATCTGGGAGGATGGGAAGTTCTTTGCTGACCTGACAGTACAGGAAGTAAACGGATTCCTGGAGAAAAACAAGCGGGCTGATAAGCCTTTCTTCCTGTACTGGGCGATCAATATGCCCCACTACCCTTTACAGGGACAGGAGAAATGGAGACAATATTACAAAGATCTGCCGGCGCCACGCAGAATGTATGCTGCCGCAGTTTCCACAATGGACGAAAAGATCGGACAGGTATTACAGCAGCTGGACCGTCTCGGACTGGCGGAGAATACGATCGTTGTATTCCAGTCCGATCAGGGACATTCCACAGAGGACAGAAGCTTTGGCGGTGGCGGTTTTACCGGTCCGTACAGAGGGGCGAAATTCAGTCTGTTTGAAGGTGGCATCCGTGTTCCGGCTATTATCCGCTGGACTGGACATCTGCCAAAGAACGAGGTACGTGATCAGCTGTGTGTAAATATCGACTGGTATCCTACATTGGCCGGACTTTGTAAAGTGGCTTTACCGCAGCGGAAGATTGACGGAAAAGATATTCAGCAGGTGATCACTTCTTCCAAGACCAGCTCTCCTCATGACATTTTCTTCTGGCAATCGCAGGGCACGAAGGAGAATCCGCAGTGGGCTGTCAGACAAGGTAACTGGAAACTCCTGCACAATCCTTCCAGTGCGAAGAAAGCAGAAACAGGCCCGGACGACCTCTTCCTGGTGAATCTGCAACAGGATACTTCAGAAGCGAAGAACCTGGCAGCACAACATCCGGAGATTGTCTCTTCCTTAAAAGAGCAATACCTGAAATGGATCAACGAAGTCGTACAACAATAA
- a CDS encoding DEAD/DEAH box helicase: MTFDDLNLSRPLLNALEDLGYKTPTVIQQKVFSVVMSGQDVCGIAQTGTGKTFAYLLPCLRQFKFSKERFPQLLILVPTRELVVQVVDAVKQLTPYMSVEIAGFYGGVNMNPQMETASGKLDVVVATPGRLVDIVLSGTLKLKAIKRIVIDEMDEMLNLGFRPQVERILDLLPVRRQNLLFSATITEDVEKLIQTHFNAPATVEAAPAGTPLKNISQSAYDVPNFYTKVNLLELLLAKDSSMNKVLVFVATKEMANDLYEQLETKFPEQAGVIHSNKAQNHRFNTVNKFKDGSYRFIIATDIIARGLDIAEVSHVISFDTPEVPESYMHRIGRTGRADKEGHSILFTKPQEKENKDNIEELMNYQIPVLPLPEELVISDVLTEDEKPQVKMKNFLIKLPSREEAGPAFHEKSAKNKKVNVKIRHADKMKLKYGKPKTRGAKPKRKR, from the coding sequence ATGACTTTTGATGACTTAAACCTGAGCAGACCTTTACTCAATGCACTGGAAGACCTGGGCTATAAAACGCCTACGGTCATACAGCAAAAGGTGTTCTCAGTAGTGATGTCCGGTCAGGATGTATGTGGCATTGCCCAGACTGGTACGGGAAAGACCTTCGCTTATCTGCTGCCCTGTCTGCGACAGTTTAAATTCTCCAAAGAACGCTTTCCGCAATTACTTATCCTGGTGCCTACCCGTGAACTGGTGGTACAGGTAGTAGACGCTGTTAAACAGCTGACGCCTTATATGAGCGTAGAAATAGCCGGTTTTTACGGAGGTGTGAATATGAATCCGCAAATGGAGACCGCCTCCGGTAAACTGGACGTAGTAGTCGCTACTCCCGGCCGCCTGGTAGATATTGTGTTGAGCGGTACGCTGAAACTCAAGGCGATTAAAAGAATCGTTATCGATGAGATGGATGAGATGCTGAATCTCGGTTTTCGTCCGCAGGTAGAGCGTATCCTTGATCTCTTGCCTGTCAGAAGACAAAATCTCCTGTTTTCCGCTACCATTACCGAGGATGTGGAAAAGCTGATACAAACACATTTTAACGCGCCCGCTACCGTAGAAGCAGCACCGGCAGGTACGCCGCTGAAAAATATCAGCCAGTCAGCCTATGACGTGCCGAACTTCTATACAAAAGTGAATCTCCTTGAACTGCTGCTGGCAAAAGACAGCTCTATGAACAAGGTGCTGGTATTTGTCGCCACCAAGGAAATGGCTAATGACCTGTACGAGCAACTGGAAACCAAGTTCCCCGAACAGGCAGGCGTGATTCATTCCAATAAGGCGCAGAACCACCGTTTTAATACAGTTAATAAATTCAAAGACGGTAGCTACCGTTTTATCATCGCTACAGATATCATCGCCAGAGGTCTGGATATTGCAGAAGTATCACATGTGATCAGCTTTGATACACCGGAAGTACCCGAAAGCTATATGCACCGTATCGGAAGAACCGGTCGTGCTGATAAAGAAGGGCATTCCATCCTGTTTACCAAACCACAGGAGAAAGAAAACAAAGACAATATCGAGGAACTGATGAATTATCAGATTCCTGTATTGCCTTTACCTGAAGAACTGGTAATCTCTGACGTGCTGACCGAAGATGAAAAACCACAGGTGAAAATGAAGAACTTCCTGATCAAATTACCTAGCAGAGAGGAAGCAGGACCAGCCTTCCATGAGAAATCAGCAAAGAATAAAAAAGTAAATGTGAAGATCCGTCATGCGGATAAGATGAAGCTGAAGTATGGTAAGCCCAAAACGAGAGGTGCGAAACCGAAAAGAAAACGATAG